GGAAGCAATATATTCTTTGCTTTCGGATCACTCACTAAGTACATCTAAAGTACGTGGACAAGGTTATGATGGAGCTAGTAATATGAACGGAGAGATAAGTGGTCTCAAGACTTTAGTTATGAAAGATAGCTCATCGGCATATTACATTCATTGCTTCGCTCATCAATTGCAATTAACACTTGTACCTATTGCTAAAAAGCATTTAGATGTTGAAGACGTTTTTGATCATGTTACTAATATGTTGAATGTTGTTGGAGGATCTTTCAAGCGCAGAGACTTGCTTCGTCATCATCAAGCTGAAGAGTTGGAGCAATTACTTGGGTCCGGTGAAGTTATTAGGACAATGATTAAATCAAGAACGTGAACTTCAAAAACCAGGTGATACTCGTTGGGGATCCCATTTCAAAACATTGGATAACTTTTTTGCTATTTTCTCTTCTATTGTTCATGTGCTTAAATTGATTGAGTATGAATGTTCTACCTCACAtgaaagaaatcaagtagagtATCTTTTGGGTAAGATTAGAACATTCAAATTTATTTTTGTGCTTCACTTGATGGTGAAAGTGTTAGCCATGTCAAATGAATTGAGCAAGATTTTACAAAAAAAAGGATCAAGATATTGTTAATGTCGTGGTATTTCTTGACATTACAAAGAAAAGGTTGCAAGATATGAGGGAAACCGGATGGAAATCTCTATTGGATGATGTTTCCTCATTTTGTGATATGCATGATATTTTGATTCCGAAGATGGATGAGTCTTACTTTCCCGGCAAGTCTAAGCGTAAGTCTAATGTTTGTTACTCACATTACTTGCGTGTTGAAATCTTTTATGTTGTGATTAATGTGCAACTTCAAGAGCTTAATGAACGTTTTGATGTAGTGAGTAGTGATTTGCTTCTTGGGATGGCTAGCTTGAGTCCAGTTAATTCCTTTGCTAATTTTGATAAAGATAGAATAGTAACATTGGCGAAGTGTTATCCAAATGAGTTTGATAAATTGCTGCTTCGGGATTTGAGTTATCAACTCGATACCTTCATAATTCATATGCGAGGTGATGATCCCAAGTTCTCCAACTTGCAAGGAATTAAA
The Nicotiana sylvestris chromosome 11, ASM39365v2, whole genome shotgun sequence DNA segment above includes these coding regions:
- the LOC138868074 gene encoding uncharacterized protein, with product MGKVILENAPQNDTLTCPMIQKDIVNACAKETMKSIIEDFNGDYFGILADESKDISYKEQMTLVLRYVNKNCEVVERFVGLVHVSDTSACSLKEAIYSLLSDHSLSTSKVRGQGYDGASNMNGEISGLKTLVMKDSSSAYYIHCFAHQLQLTLVPIAKKHLDVEDVFDHVTNMLNVVGGSFKRRDLLRHHQAEELEQLLGSGEVIRTMIKSRT
- the LOC138881422 gene encoding uncharacterized protein; translation: MRETGWKSLLDDVSSFCDMHDILIPKMDESYFPGKSKRKSNVCYSHYLRVEIFYVVINVQLQELNERFDVVSSDLLLGMASLSPVNSFANFDKDRIVTLAKCYPNEFDKLLLRDLSYQLDTFIIHMRGDDPKFSNLQGIKDLAKALK